In one Candidatus Desulfarcum epimagneticum genomic region, the following are encoded:
- a CDS encoding Sulfotransferase — translation MLISHTHQFIFFHVPKAGGISVREALGPYAQEPERFKINRPPKRIGGAPNPVYEMWDAALLHAKARDAKKELPKHVYDGFYKFAFVRNPWDWHVSMYHFIRKEKNHIRHDRVKSMTFEKYLEWAIQTPNPFPKGASKFQKDMVTDENGKIIVDFIGKYENLESDFQHVCPILNIKAELPHLNKSAHKDYRTYYNAKTIKMVKDGFKEDIELFDYSFNSQKNPGETLDNVYFS, via the coding sequence ATGCTCATATCCCACACCCACCAATTTATCTTTTTCCACGTCCCCAAGGCGGGCGGGATCAGTGTCCGGGAAGCGCTGGGTCCATACGCGCAAGAGCCTGAAAGATTTAAAATAAACCGCCCCCCCAAACGGATCGGCGGGGCCCCCAACCCCGTGTATGAAATGTGGGATGCCGCGCTTCTGCACGCCAAAGCCCGGGACGCCAAAAAAGAGCTTCCGAAGCATGTTTACGACGGTTTTTACAAATTCGCCTTTGTGAGAAACCCGTGGGACTGGCATGTGTCCATGTATCACTTTATACGAAAAGAAAAAAACCACATCCGGCATGATCGGGTCAAATCCATGACTTTTGAAAAATACCTTGAATGGGCGATCCAAACCCCAAACCCCTTTCCAAAGGGCGCGTCAAAATTTCAGAAGGATATGGTGACGGATGAAAACGGAAAAATCATCGTGGATTTTATCGGAAAATATGAAAACCTGGAAAGCGATTTCCAGCATGTGTGTCCCATTTTGAATATTAAAGCCGAGCTTCCCCATTTAAATAAAAGCGCGCATAAAGACTATCGGACATATTATAATGCGAAAACGATCAAAATGGTGAAAGATGGCTTTAAAGAGGATATCGAACTGTTCGATTATTCGTTTAATTCGCAAAAAAATCCAGGGGAAACGCTCGACAATGTTTATTTCTCATAA
- a CDS encoding conserved hypothetical protein (Evidence 4 : Unknown function but conserved in other organisms) — MFISHKYKVIFVHIQRTGGSSIHRAFQKCDPDLVETLPVHSAAKRTKHSFITDIKHTVEHDIFQNYLKFCVVRNPFDRMVSWYHMVIGKKGDDQAMFKIRDKNKRLNIFFKGIKFLNNANLPLKKNLLNYWTQLFLLIEKSDNKFAIQAAKSGTDTALELKKKSKNFKEFIFSTQNPEDVFFKKFRLNQLDYISDKTHILVDKILRFENLNAEFNNLGKKIAFEGALSQINKSADRKSYESYYDDRTKKMILKRFKKDFEHFGYHF, encoded by the coding sequence ATGTTTATTTCTCATAAATACAAAGTGATATTTGTTCATATACAAAGAACCGGCGGCAGTTCTATCCACAGGGCCTTTCAGAAATGCGATCCTGACTTGGTTGAAACCCTGCCCGTTCATTCCGCCGCGAAAAGGACAAAACACTCTTTTATCACGGATATAAAACACACAGTGGAGCATGACATTTTTCAAAATTATTTAAAATTTTGTGTGGTGCGAAATCCGTTTGACAGAATGGTTTCATGGTATCATATGGTGATCGGCAAAAAAGGGGACGATCAGGCCATGTTTAAAATACGTGATAAAAACAAACGCCTTAATATTTTTTTTAAAGGGATTAAGTTTTTGAACAATGCAAATTTACCCCTGAAAAAAAATTTATTAAATTATTGGACCCAACTTTTTCTTTTAATTGAAAAAAGTGACAACAAATTTGCCATACAGGCCGCTAAATCCGGAACGGACACAGCGCTTGAGCTAAAAAAAAAATCTAAAAATTTTAAGGAATTCATTTTTTCAACTCAAAATCCTGAAGATGTCTTTTTTAAAAAATTTCGCCTGAATCAGTTGGACTATATTTCAGACAAAACGCATATTTTAGTGGATAAAATATTGAGATTTGAAAATCTAAACGCTGAATTTAATAATTTAGGAAAAAAAATAGCTTTTGAAGGAGCGCTGTCACAAATCAATAAATCGGCTGACAGGAAAAGCTATGAGAGTTACTACGACGACAGGACAAAAAAAATGATCCTGAAAAGATTCAAGAAAGATTTTGAACACTTCGGGTACCACTTTTGA
- a CDS encoding hypothetical protein (Evidence 5 : Unknown function), with product MAAVFKGDITEDPERIIGWEFDGKKGLLKGNWTLSQQGNDEHVYLFNLKEDPFEAHDLSSANPQKFAELWKAYEEYEKNNGVIRVPTVKPKK from the coding sequence ATGGCGGCTGTGTTCAAAGGCGACATAACCGAAGACCCAGAAAGAATAATCGGTTGGGAATTTGACGGCAAGAAAGGGCTGCTCAAAGGCAACTGGACTCTTTCCCAGCAGGGCAATGACGAGCATGTCTATCTTTTTAATCTTAAAGAAGATCCTTTTGAAGCCCATGATCTTTCATCAGCCAACCCTCAAAAATTTGCCGAACTCTGGAAAGCTTATGAGGAGTATGAGAAAAATAACGGCGTCATCCGGGTTCCAACTGTAAAGCCCAAAAAGTAA
- a CDS encoding conserved hypothetical protein (Evidence 4 : Unknown function but conserved in other organisms) translates to MTEPEKSADAAFENSGQQKKTPSSFWKSVRSNIKLRRRTLPAETSKRPERIPLSFGQERLWLVEQLGLEIPVHNLRAVFHLKGALDVAAFQKSIMKITRRHEALRTSFPNFEGKPFQSVSEKIDLECRVEKLSELSDKNREDKISETVSGEALKFFDLKQAPLLRIKLLQIARDEYIFIKTTHHIINDKWSDSIFMRELALLYTSFSQNRPAPSLPELPAQHADFACFERKQFENNGFKSHLEYWQKLLKGGFSPLCLPVDDPSAKSADYRGKSHTIGIPETFCAALEVLSRREEISMFVIFVSAFSLLLYQYSGQNDFIVCYPVASRNRAELRNLIGYFNNLLPLRVNFKKNTSFLDFFKQLGGITSNSTEHQEISLKHLAESMNIPGIILSRVMFAMQNIPSQPLKMGDINITPMEREENISNFDLSLSIKKKGGEFVGILRYKTELFKKSTIEKFSKNFIEMLGKITSDPDQPLSDLPLFKKKSPETWRESDNDAPVTNESEGEEIRHIWEEVLGIEQIGIHTDLFRLGARSLAIVSICAKMSEIFNRNISVAELLKYPTISEMKKFLDAEQNHKKESSYSSPKRINLQRKAMSRRKKLLKNIRRLNND, encoded by the coding sequence ATGACTGAACCCGAAAAATCCGCCGACGCCGCTTTTGAAAATTCAGGCCAACAGAAAAAAACGCCTTCATCTTTTTGGAAAAGCGTAAGAAGCAATATAAAACTGCGGCGCAGGACTCTTCCCGCGGAAACTTCAAAGCGTCCGGAAAGAATCCCGCTGTCCTTTGGACAGGAAAGGCTCTGGCTTGTTGAACAGCTGGGGCTGGAAATTCCTGTTCATAACCTGCGCGCGGTTTTTCACCTCAAAGGCGCCCTTGATGTGGCCGCATTTCAAAAAAGCATAATGAAAATCACACGGCGCCATGAAGCCCTTCGAACCTCATTCCCGAATTTTGAAGGGAAACCTTTTCAGTCTGTCTCGGAAAAGATTGATTTGGAATGCCGGGTTGAAAAATTATCCGAGCTTTCCGATAAAAATCGAGAAGATAAAATCTCCGAAACAGTCTCCGGAGAAGCCTTAAAATTTTTTGATCTTAAACAAGCGCCATTGTTGCGAATAAAACTCCTTCAGATAGCGCGGGATGAATATATTTTTATCAAAACAACCCACCATATCATAAATGACAAATGGTCAGACAGTATCTTTATGAGAGAGCTGGCGTTGCTTTACACTTCTTTTTCCCAAAACAGGCCGGCTCCGTCCCTGCCCGAGCTTCCCGCGCAGCACGCCGACTTTGCCTGCTTTGAGCGCAAACAATTCGAAAACAATGGATTTAAATCGCATCTTGAATACTGGCAAAAATTGCTGAAGGGGGGTTTTTCTCCATTGTGCCTGCCGGTTGATGATCCATCGGCAAAGAGCGCCGATTACCGGGGAAAATCTCACACTATCGGCATTCCCGAAACTTTTTGCGCCGCGCTTGAAGTTTTAAGCCGCCGGGAAGAAATCTCCATGTTTGTCATTTTTGTCTCGGCGTTCAGCCTATTGCTTTATCAATATTCCGGACAAAATGATTTTATAGTATGTTATCCTGTCGCCTCCCGAAATCGCGCGGAGCTAAGAAATCTCATCGGTTATTTTAACAACCTGCTCCCCCTGCGCGTCAATTTTAAAAAAAACACGAGTTTCCTGGATTTTTTTAAACAGCTTGGCGGCATAACATCAAATTCCACCGAACATCAGGAAATTTCTTTGAAACATTTGGCGGAATCCATGAATATTCCCGGAATCATTCTGTCCCGCGTGATGTTTGCCATGCAAAATATTCCAAGTCAACCGTTAAAAATGGGGGATATAAACATCACCCCGATGGAACGGGAGGAAAACATATCCAATTTCGATCTGTCTCTCTCTATAAAAAAAAAGGGGGGGGAATTTGTCGGCATATTGCGTTATAAAACCGAACTTTTCAAAAAATCCACCATTGAAAAATTTTCGAAAAATTTTATAGAGATGCTCGGCAAAATCACATCCGACCCGGATCAGCCGCTCTCAGATTTGCCCCTGTTCAAAAAAAAATCCCCGGAAACCTGGAGGGAGTCGGATAATGACGCGCCCGTGACAAACGAAAGCGAGGGAGAAGAGATTCGTCATATCTGGGAAGAGGTTCTCGGCATTGAGCAAATCGGCATTCATACCGATCTCTTTCGGCTTGGCGCGCGTTCCCTCGCAATCGTGTCTATCTGCGCCAAAATGAGTGAAATATTCAATCGGAACATTTCAGTCGCGGAATTATTGAAATATCCGACCATAAGTGAAATGAAAAAATTTCTGGACGCAGAGCAAAATCACAAAAAGGAATCTTCATATTCATCGCCGAAAAGAATCAATCTGCAAAGAAAAGCCATGAGCCGCCGGAAAAAACTACTGAAAAACATTAGAAGGCTGAACAATGACTGA
- a CDS encoding conserved hypothetical protein (Evidence 4 : Unknown function but conserved in other organisms) has protein sequence MTEEERGDSQEAIAIVGMSGRFPGAENLDEFWQNLKNGVESITFFNDEDALAAGTDPKLLKNPKFVKAHGVLENIEMFDADFFDMTPRDATFLDPQHRLFLECAWEALENAGYNSETYPGRIGVFAGTSFSTYLLRNILPNKLVDFPTSDRLDMALTNHKDTMPMRVSFHMNLTGPSISLGTTCSTSLVAVHLAAQSLLTYQSDMAITGSSFLRVPPKEGYLYQEGMIYSPDGHIRTFDADSKGIVTGAGVGAVVMKRVDDAISDRDYIHAVIKGTAVNNDGSTKIGYTAPSISGQAEAISEAILMAGIDSSAITYIEAHGTGTELGDPVEVRALVKAFSRASVNGEKKKHFCGIGSVKSNIGHLNHAAGMAGLLKTVLALKHQSLPPTLNFRKPNPDIDFDNSPFYVNTTHKKWDTQGSPRRAGVNAFGIGGTNAHVVLEEAPTQKPSKETRPYKLITLSAKTDAALSALTDNLAGHLEKHPDANFADVAYTLQVGRRTFKHRQFLVCKDSADATAKIRSQNFGQTRAELNKSANQGVALMFPGQGAQHINMGSELYETEPVFREQIDICAKILAPQMDLDLRDILYPRKKEAREAARRLEQTAITQPALFVIEHALARLLMSWGIHPEAMIGHSIGEYVAACLAEVLSLEDALMLVAERGRMIQKLPGGAMLAVALSPEESAPFINEKLSMAVINGQSQCVISGRAEDVKNLRDSLKKKRIVCHLLSVSHAFHSDMMDPIINPFAERVEKTTLNPPRIPYLSNVTGAWITAEEATDPRYWSTHLRSTVCFDKGLGLLLRDDKRILLEAGPGRTLSVLARRHPDKQPDQIVMASMRHPSEKTQPDSAFLLTSLGKLWSAGVDIDWPKFHAHEERYRLPLPTYPFQKRRYWIDQPKPGHAEKKRTSLTPFAVPGDTEQKEKTNILSAKPPRNANEQKIAEIWENVLGVRQPGIHDEFFELGGDSLSASKLVAKLCQSFKINLSVKTFLSAPTIAESAKWITKSLENIPDEKQESLPSLVRLKKGSCPEKNVFLVHPIDGYVYLYKDLARHLHSEHDVYGFQSPYLEKETNAFVTIEDMAAYYIEIMKTHQPEGPYILGGFSFGGVIAFEMARRLRRSGQMPKLLFMIDTPAPGEIVFDLRDDLRILIFIMKYLFGLDIIKEALALDKLQKLDFEEQISHILKHAKNSERLDGAFGTPELRRILSVIKFNMKAMRKYSPAVYPGSFIYFRAKEPWEKGALLHPESFWVQHADKDVEIITVPGNHITMNQAPNMTKMVNKINKALN, from the coding sequence ATGACTGAAGAAGAAAGAGGAGACTCCCAGGAAGCAATCGCTATTGTAGGCATGTCCGGGCGCTTTCCCGGGGCGGAAAATCTGGATGAATTCTGGCAAAATTTAAAAAACGGGGTGGAATCCATCACTTTTTTTAATGACGAGGACGCGTTGGCCGCAGGCACGGATCCGAAGTTATTAAAAAACCCGAAGTTTGTCAAAGCCCATGGCGTGTTGGAAAACATCGAGATGTTCGACGCCGATTTTTTTGATATGACGCCCAGGGACGCCACGTTTCTTGATCCCCAGCACAGACTTTTTCTGGAATGCGCGTGGGAAGCCTTGGAAAACGCGGGTTACAACTCGGAAACTTACCCGGGACGCATTGGGGTTTTCGCGGGAACCTCCTTCAGCACATACCTTCTCAGGAACATACTGCCCAATAAATTAGTGGATTTTCCCACCAGCGACCGCCTTGATATGGCTTTGACCAATCATAAAGACACCATGCCTATGCGAGTCTCCTTCCATATGAACCTGACAGGGCCGAGCATAAGCCTGGGAACCACATGCTCCACATCCCTTGTGGCGGTTCACCTCGCGGCCCAAAGTCTGCTGACTTATCAATCCGATATGGCCATCACCGGCTCAAGCTTCCTGAGAGTCCCTCCCAAAGAAGGGTATCTTTACCAGGAAGGAATGATTTATTCCCCGGATGGTCATATCAGAACATTTGACGCCGATTCCAAAGGAATCGTCACAGGCGCCGGCGTCGGCGCGGTCGTTATGAAAAGGGTTGACGACGCGATCTCGGACAGGGATTATATCCATGCCGTTATTAAGGGAACAGCGGTGAACAATGACGGGTCCACAAAAATCGGCTACACCGCGCCAAGTATAAGCGGACAGGCTGAGGCGATCTCTGAAGCGATCTTAATGGCGGGGATAGACTCCAGCGCCATCACCTACATCGAAGCGCATGGAACAGGCACTGAACTGGGCGACCCGGTGGAAGTCCGGGCTCTTGTCAAAGCGTTCAGCCGCGCGTCTGTTAATGGCGAAAAGAAAAAACATTTTTGCGGCATAGGTTCCGTTAAAAGCAATATCGGACATCTGAATCACGCGGCGGGAATGGCGGGCCTGCTGAAAACTGTTTTGGCGTTAAAACATCAATCATTGCCGCCCACCCTGAATTTTCGAAAACCCAATCCTGACATCGACTTTGACAACAGTCCGTTTTACGTCAATACCACTCATAAAAAATGGGACACCCAAGGCTCCCCCAGGCGCGCGGGTGTCAATGCGTTCGGAATCGGGGGAACAAACGCGCATGTCGTTCTGGAAGAGGCGCCGACGCAAAAACCATCAAAAGAAACAAGACCTTATAAATTGATAACGCTTTCGGCCAAAACGGACGCGGCCCTCAGCGCTTTGACGGACAACCTGGCGGGTCACCTGGAAAAACATCCGGATGCAAATTTTGCGGACGTGGCCTATACCCTTCAGGTGGGAAGACGGACTTTTAAGCATCGTCAATTTTTAGTCTGCAAAGACTCCGCTGACGCGACAGCCAAAATCAGATCGCAAAATTTCGGACAAACCCGCGCGGAGTTAAACAAATCCGCAAATCAGGGTGTGGCGCTTATGTTTCCCGGGCAGGGAGCCCAGCACATCAACATGGGATCAGAACTTTATGAGACCGAACCTGTGTTTCGTGAACAAATTGATATTTGCGCAAAAATCCTTGCGCCTCAAATGGACCTTGATTTACGCGACATTCTTTATCCGCGCAAAAAAGAAGCGAGGGAAGCCGCACGCCGGCTGGAACAGACAGCCATTACCCAGCCCGCTCTTTTTGTCATAGAGCACGCCCTGGCGCGCCTGCTGATGTCATGGGGCATACATCCCGAAGCGATGATCGGGCATAGCATAGGCGAATATGTCGCCGCATGCCTGGCGGAAGTTCTTTCACTCGAAGACGCTCTCATGCTTGTGGCCGAGCGCGGGCGGATGATACAAAAACTGCCCGGCGGCGCAATGCTTGCGGTCGCTCTTTCGCCGGAGGAATCGGCTCCCTTTATCAATGAAAAACTTTCCATGGCCGTGATAAACGGGCAGTCTCAATGTGTGATCAGCGGAAGAGCCGAAGATGTGAAAAATTTAAGGGACAGCCTTAAGAAAAAACGCATTGTCTGCCATCTTCTGAGCGTTTCCCATGCGTTTCATTCTGATATGATGGACCCGATCATCAATCCTTTTGCCGAACGGGTCGAAAAAACAACCCTGAATCCTCCCCGTATTCCGTATCTGTCCAATGTCACCGGCGCTTGGATCACAGCGGAGGAAGCCACTGATCCACGATACTGGTCGACCCACCTGCGCTCGACGGTTTGCTTTGACAAAGGTCTGGGCCTCCTGCTTCGGGATGACAAACGAATTTTGCTTGAAGCGGGTCCCGGTCGAACATTGTCCGTCCTGGCCAGGCGGCATCCTGATAAACAGCCGGATCAAATTGTGATGGCCTCGATGCGCCATCCGAGTGAAAAGACTCAACCTGATTCCGCATTCCTGCTGACTTCCCTCGGAAAACTCTGGAGCGCCGGGGTTGATATAGACTGGCCGAAATTCCACGCCCATGAGGAACGTTATCGTCTCCCTCTGCCGACCTATCCTTTTCAAAAAAGACGGTATTGGATTGATCAGCCAAAACCCGGACATGCTGAAAAAAAGCGGACGTCTTTAACGCCGTTTGCCGTCCCCGGTGATACGGAACAGAAAGAAAAGACAAATATTTTATCCGCCAAACCGCCGAGAAACGCAAACGAACAAAAAATCGCTGAAATATGGGAAAATGTGCTGGGAGTCCGGCAGCCGGGAATACATGACGAGTTTTTTGAACTGGGCGGAGACTCTTTAAGCGCGAGCAAACTGGTCGCAAAACTCTGCCAATCCTTTAAAATAAATTTATCCGTCAAAACATTTCTCAGCGCGCCGACAATCGCCGAGTCGGCCAAATGGATCACAAAATCTCTGGAAAACATTCCTGATGAAAAGCAGGAGTCCCTGCCCTCCCTCGTCAGACTTAAAAAAGGCTCCTGCCCGGAAAAAAATGTCTTCCTTGTTCACCCCATAGACGGATATGTTTACTTATACAAGGACCTGGCCCGCCATCTTCACTCCGAACATGATGTGTATGGTTTCCAGTCTCCATATTTGGAAAAAGAGACAAACGCGTTTGTGACCATTGAAGATATGGCGGCGTATTACATCGAAATCATGAAAACCCATCAACCGGAAGGCCCATATATTTTAGGCGGCTTCTCTTTTGGAGGCGTCATTGCTTTTGAAATGGCGCGGCGACTTCGCCGATCCGGTCAAATGCCAAAACTTCTTTTTATGATCGACACGCCCGCCCCGGGCGAGATTGTATTCGATCTGCGGGATGATCTTCGAATCCTTATATTTATTATGAAATATCTGTTTGGGCTGGACATCATAAAAGAGGCCCTGGCTTTGGATAAGCTGCAAAAACTTGATTTTGAAGAACAAATATCCCACATTTTAAAACATGCGAAAAACAGCGAAAGACTTGACGGCGCTTTTGGAACGCCGGAGCTTCGCCGAATTTTGTCCGTCATAAAGTTTAATATGAAGGCGATGCGAAAATATTCGCCCGCTGTTTATCCCGGGAGCTTCATTTACTTCAGGGCGAAAGAGCCGTGGGAAAAAGGCGCTTTGCTTCATCCGGAATCTTTCTGGGTTCAACATGCGGATAAAGACGTTGAGATCATAACGGTTCCGGGAAATCATATCACCATGAACCAAGCGCCGAATATGACAAAAATGGTTAATAAAATCAATAAGGCTTTGAATTAA
- a CDS encoding Selenium-dependent xanthine dehydrogenase, whose protein sequence is MKYDKTIHLTLNGQKIEYSGSGKVNLLNWLRTSQKIKSVKNGCSKEGVCGACLVEINKKPKLSCSVLMENIDEANIMTIEGIPDQIRTVLGRAFVASGAVQCGFCSPGMLMRTNILLQKNPAPSREEVTNAIKPHLCRCTGYVKIVDAILLASEKMRKKEKINFEKTSLGKSAPKYQALDRALGVPLFIDDLEMDHMVFGALCFSEYPRAKILKIDTSKAEAMAGVIKALTAKDIPGKRHSGLNVKDWPVYIAEEETTAYIGDVLASVIAESEETARKGVDAIKVEYEVYEPFTDPESALESDIKLHEKGNVLKEINIRRGDNIEKIFNSSAHVVSDTFKTQMVEHAFLETESCVASYENNKLTVYSQSQSIYREREQIAEILDIKKEDVNIKFIPTGGAFGGKLNITVQAHGALAAYYLKQPVKIKLNRSESLRMHPKKHPMYMEYKLACDEEGKFTGLHARILGDTGAYASQGIPVAIKAATHAGGAYFIPNVDIVSKVVYTNNPVAGAMRGFGVSQVTFAIESLIDELCETAKFDKWEIRYKNALEQNLTTAGGDRLRKKTGLKKALDILKKQYKNSKFSGIACAIKNCGIGSGHPEISRVKLEVLENGKLKLYHGWNEMGQGIDTILRQLLREQIKSDEISEIEVVVATEHETLGGGTVANRGTFLAGNSLLDAAKYLKKDMKKHGGLKKLVGKTYDGEYICAKTIPINSKKAGIQHFAYSFAAQLVILSDKGKIQKIVAIHDSGRVINKNLFEGQVQGGVIMGLGYAMSENLLLDKGQIVNAKLGKLGLLRSVDVPEIEVIPIEIDDIDGPFGAKGVGEITAIPVAPAVASAYRAFDGQKRTELPLKPPEQ, encoded by the coding sequence ATGAAATATGACAAAACCATACATTTAACTTTAAATGGCCAGAAAATTGAATACTCGGGAAGCGGAAAAGTAAACCTTCTTAATTGGTTACGGACGTCGCAAAAAATAAAAAGTGTAAAAAACGGCTGTTCAAAAGAGGGCGTCTGCGGCGCCTGTTTAGTTGAAATAAATAAAAAACCAAAATTATCCTGTTCAGTCCTGATGGAAAATATAGATGAAGCGAATATTATGACTATAGAAGGAATTCCCGATCAAATTAGAACCGTTTTAGGTCGGGCATTTGTGGCGTCCGGCGCTGTTCAATGCGGATTCTGCAGTCCGGGCATGCTTATGAGAACGAATATATTGCTTCAAAAAAACCCCGCCCCTTCGAGGGAAGAAGTGACAAACGCTATAAAACCGCATTTGTGCAGATGCACCGGATATGTAAAAATAGTTGACGCTATTTTACTTGCTTCGGAAAAAATGAGAAAGAAAGAAAAAATAAACTTTGAAAAAACAAGTTTAGGAAAATCCGCCCCCAAATACCAGGCATTGGACAGAGCGCTTGGAGTTCCTCTATTTATTGATGATCTGGAGATGGATCACATGGTGTTCGGAGCATTATGCTTCAGTGAATATCCGCGCGCCAAAATATTGAAGATAGATACCTCAAAAGCCGAAGCCATGGCGGGAGTTATAAAAGCGCTGACGGCTAAAGATATACCCGGAAAACGACATTCAGGCCTGAATGTAAAAGATTGGCCCGTATATATTGCCGAGGAAGAAACCACCGCATACATCGGCGACGTGCTGGCTTCTGTTATTGCGGAATCTGAAGAAACAGCCAGAAAAGGAGTCGATGCGATAAAGGTTGAATATGAAGTTTACGAACCTTTTACTGATCCTGAATCCGCGCTGGAAAGTGATATAAAATTACATGAAAAAGGGAATGTTCTCAAAGAGATCAATATCCGCCGCGGAGATAATATAGAAAAAATTTTTAATTCCTCGGCGCATGTTGTCTCGGACACATTCAAAACACAAATGGTCGAACATGCTTTTTTGGAGACTGAATCCTGTGTGGCATCATATGAAAACAATAAACTCACCGTATATTCGCAATCCCAAAGTATATATCGAGAAAGAGAACAGATAGCTGAAATACTCGACATTAAAAAAGAAGATGTCAATATTAAATTCATTCCAACGGGCGGAGCTTTTGGCGGCAAACTAAATATTACGGTTCAGGCTCATGGCGCATTGGCCGCATACTATTTGAAGCAACCTGTTAAAATAAAACTAAATCGATCCGAATCTTTAAGAATGCACCCTAAAAAGCACCCCATGTATATGGAGTATAAATTAGCCTGCGACGAAGAAGGTAAATTCACAGGTCTTCATGCAAGGATATTGGGAGATACAGGCGCGTATGCTTCTCAAGGAATCCCTGTGGCGATTAAGGCGGCGACGCATGCGGGGGGAGCCTATTTCATTCCCAATGTGGATATCGTGTCCAAGGTCGTTTACACAAACAACCCTGTCGCGGGCGCTATGCGCGGTTTTGGGGTAAGCCAGGTCACTTTTGCCATCGAAAGCTTGATTGATGAATTATGTGAAACAGCAAAATTTGACAAATGGGAAATAAGGTATAAGAATGCCTTGGAACAGAACCTGACAACCGCAGGCGGAGACAGGTTAAGGAAAAAAACAGGATTAAAAAAAGCTCTTGACATACTTAAAAAACAATACAAAAATTCAAAATTCTCCGGTATCGCATGCGCCATTAAAAACTGTGGAATAGGCAGCGGCCATCCTGAAATAAGCAGGGTAAAGCTTGAAGTTTTAGAAAACGGCAAATTAAAACTATATCATGGCTGGAATGAAATGGGACAGGGCATTGACACCATTTTGCGACAGCTACTGCGCGAACAGATCAAATCCGACGAAATATCCGAAATAGAAGTGGTCGTAGCCACTGAACATGAAACATTAGGCGGGGGCACAGTGGCGAACCGTGGAACTTTTTTGGCAGGCAATTCACTTCTGGACGCCGCAAAATATCTAAAAAAAGATATGAAGAAACATGGCGGATTAAAAAAGCTTGTCGGAAAGACATACGATGGGGAATATATTTGCGCTAAAACAATTCCCATTAATTCAAAAAAAGCGGGAATTCAACATTTTGCCTATAGTTTTGCGGCGCAGCTCGTCATATTATCCGATAAGGGGAAAATTCAAAAAATTGTCGCGATCCATGACAGCGGCAGAGTAATTAATAAAAATCTTTTCGAAGGACAAGTTCAGGGAGGGGTAATCATGGGGCTGGGTTATGCGATGAGTGAAAACCTTCTCCTTGACAAAGGACAAATAGTCAATGCCAAACTCGGCAAACTGGGTTTGCTTCGTTCTGTTGATGTGCCTGAAATTGAAGTTATTCCCATAGAAATTGATGACATCGACGGTCCTTTCGGGGCCAAAGGAGTCGGTGAGATAACGGCGATTCCGGTCGCGCCCGCTGTCGCTTCGGCATATAGGGCATTTGATGGACAAAAAAGAACAGAGTTGCCTCTAAAACCGCCTGAACAATAA